From a region of the Mus pahari chromosome 12, PAHARI_EIJ_v1.1, whole genome shotgun sequence genome:
- the Aifm3 gene encoding apoptosis-inducing factor 3 isoform X1, with product MGGCFSKPKPVELKIEVVLPEKERGKEELSASGKGSPRGYQGNGTARHFHAEERLPTPQPYPSPQDCVEATVCHVKDLENGQMREVELGWGKVLLVKDNGEFHALGHKCPHYGAPLVKGVLSRGRVRCPWHGACFNISTGDLEDFPGLDSLHKFQVKIEKEKVTIRASKQALQLQRRTKVMAKCISPSAGHSSSTNVLIVGAGAAGLVCAETLRQEGFSDRIVLCTLDRHLPYDRAKLSKSLDAQPEQLALRPKEFFRAYGIEVLTEAQVVTVDVRNKKVVFKDGFKLEYSKLLLAPGSSPKTLTCKGKDVENVFTIRTPEDANRVLRLARGRNAVIVGAGFLGMEVAAYLTEKAHSVSVVELEETPFRRFLGERVGRALMKMFENNRVKFYMQTEVSELRAQEGKLQEVVLKSSKVLRADVCVLGIGAVPATGFLRQSGIGLDSRGFIPVNKMMQTNVPGVFAAGDAVTFPLAWRNNRKVNIPHWQMAHTQGRVAAQNMLAQEAEINTVPYLWTAMFGKSLRYAGYGEGFDDVIIQGDLEELKFVAFYTKGDEVIAVASMNYDPIVSKVAEVLASEPVTCLGSQGKDPELSCGGLGQVSGLPRSETEVLGQVPISKFPGSLTVESESSKACLELSASSPDRLRQPPEDGPFPRPQLSLTAGCRGRTGSASVSSTRTIFPASPFNITLKLKRMSQQNCVPV from the exons ATGGGCGGCTGCTTCTCCAAGCCCAAGCCAG TGGAGCTCAAGATTGAAGTGGTGCTGCCGGAGAAAGAGCGGGGCAAGGAGGAGCTGTCAGCCAGCGGAAAGGGCAGCCCCCGGGGTTACCAGGGCAACGGCACAGCACGCCACTTCCATGCCGAGGAGCGGCTGCCCACCCCACAACCCTATCCCAGCCCTCAGGACTGTGTGGAGGCTACTGTCTGCCATGTCAAGGACCTCGAGAATGGCCA GATGCGGGAAGTGGAGCTGGGCTGGGGAAAGGTGTTGCTGGTGAAGGACAATGGGGAATTCCATGCCCTGGGCCATAAATGTCCTCACTATGGAGCGCCCCTGGTGAAAG GTGTACTGTCCCGGGGACGTGTGCGCTGCCCCTGGCATGGTGCCTGCTTCAACATTAGTACTGGGGACCTAGAGGACTTCCCAGGCCTGGACAGTCTGCATAAGTTCCAG GTGAAAATTGAGAAGGAGAAGGTGACCATTCGGGCAAGCAAGCAG GCCCTGCAGCTGCAGCGGAGGACAAAGGTGATGGCCAAGTGTATCTCCCCAAGTGCTGGCCACAGCAGTAGCACCAACGTGCTCATAGTGGGTGCAG GTGCTGCTGGCCTAGTGTGTGCAgaaacactgaggcaggagggcttcTCAGACCGGATTGTCCTTTGCACACTGGATCGACATCTGCCCTATGACCGGGCCAAGCTCAGCAAG TCCCTGGATGCACAACCTGAACAGCTGGCCCTGAGACCCAAGGAATTCTTCCGGGCCTATGGCATCGAGGTGCTCACTGAAGCTCAG GTAGTCACAGTGGACGTGAGAAATAAGAAGGTTGTATTCAAGGATGGCTTCAAGCTAGAGTACAGCAAGCTGCTGCTGGCACCAGGAAGTAG CCCTAAGACCCTGACCTGCAAAGGGAAAGATGTAGAGAATGTGTTCACCATCCGCACGCCCGAGGATGCCAACCGCGTGCTGCGGCTCGCCCGGGGCCGCAATGCTGTTATTGTGGGAGCAGGCTTTCTGG GGATGGAGGTCGCTGCTTATCTGACTGAGAAAGCCCACTCAGTATCTGTGGTAGAGCTGGAGGAGACACCCTTCCGGAGGTTCCTGGGGGAACGTGTTGGTCGTGCACTTATGAAG ATGTTTGAAAACAACCGGGTGAAGTTCTATATGCAGACAGAGGTGTCAGAGCTGCGGGCTCAAGAGGGCAAG cTGCAGGAGGTGGTGCTGAAGAGCAGCAAAGTTCTGCGGGCGGATGTCTGCGTGTTAGGCATTG GTGCGGTGCCTGCCACAGGCTTCCTGAGGCAGAGTGGCATTGGTCTGGATTCCCGAGGTTTCATCCCAGTCAACAAG ATGATGCAGACCAACGTCCCGGGAGTGTTTGCTGCAGGTGATGCTGTCACCTTTCCTCTTGCCTGGAGGAACAATCGGAAAGTGAACATCCCACACTGGCAGATGGCTCACACCCAGG GGCGGGTAGCAGCTCAGAACATGCTGGCACAGGAGGCTGAGATCAACACGGTACCCTATCTGTGGACTGCCATGTTCGGCAAAAGCCTTCGCTATGCTG GCTACGGAGAAGGCTTCGATGATGTCATCATTCAGGGGGATCTGGAGGAGCTGAAGTTTGTGGCTTTTTATACCAA AGGTGACGAAGTGATTGCTGTGGCCAGCATGAACTACGATCCCATCGTATCCAAGGTGGCTGAGGTGCTGGCCTCAG AACCGGTGACATGTCTTGGCTCACAGGGAAAGGATCCTGAGCTCTCATGTGGTGGACTTGGGCAGGTCTCTGGGCTACCAAGGTCAGAGACGGAAGTCCTGGGGCAAGTGCCAATCTCCAAATTCCCAGGATCCCTCACGGTGGAATCTGAGTCCTccaaggcttgccttgaactgTCTGCCTCGAGTCCAGACAGGCTACGGCAGCCTCCGGAAGATGGTCCATTCCCAAGGCCTCAACTGTCACTGACAGCTGGGTGTAGAGGCAGGACAGGCTCTGCCTCGGTCTCCTCTACTAGGACGATTTTCCCAGCAAGCCCCTTCAACATTACCTTAAAATTAAAACGCATGTCTCAGCAGAACTGCGTCCCAGTGTAA
- the Aifm3 gene encoding apoptosis-inducing factor 3 isoform X2: MGGCFSKPKPVELKIEVVLPEKERGKEELSASGKGSPRGYQGNGTARHFHAEERLPTPQPYPSPQDCVEATVCHVKDLENGQMREVELGWGKVLLVKDNGEFHALGHKCPHYGAPLVKGVLSRGRVRCPWHGACFNISTGDLEDFPGLDSLHKFQVKIEKEKVTIRASKQALQLQRRTKVMAKCISPSAGHSSSTNVLIVGAGAAGLVCAETLRQEGFSDRIVLCTLDRHLPYDRAKLSKSLDAQPEQLALRPKEFFRAYGIEVLTEAQVVTVDVRNKKVVFKDGFKLEYSKLLLAPGSSPKTLTCKGKDVENVFTIRTPEDANRVLRLARGRNAVIVGAGFLGMEVAAYLTEKAHSVSVVELEETPFRRFLGERVGRALMKMFENNRVKFYMQTEVSELRAQEGKLQEVVLKSSKVLRADVCVLGIGAVPATGFLRQSGIGLDSRGFIPVNKMMQTNVPGVFAAGDAVTFPLAWRNNRKVNIPHWQMAHTQEPVTCLGSQGKDPELSCGGLGQVSGLPRSETEVLGQVPISKFPGSLTVESESSKACLELSASSPDRLRQPPEDGPFPRPQLSLTAGCRGRTGSASVSSTRTIFPASPFNITLKLKRMSQQNCVPV, from the exons ATGGGCGGCTGCTTCTCCAAGCCCAAGCCAG TGGAGCTCAAGATTGAAGTGGTGCTGCCGGAGAAAGAGCGGGGCAAGGAGGAGCTGTCAGCCAGCGGAAAGGGCAGCCCCCGGGGTTACCAGGGCAACGGCACAGCACGCCACTTCCATGCCGAGGAGCGGCTGCCCACCCCACAACCCTATCCCAGCCCTCAGGACTGTGTGGAGGCTACTGTCTGCCATGTCAAGGACCTCGAGAATGGCCA GATGCGGGAAGTGGAGCTGGGCTGGGGAAAGGTGTTGCTGGTGAAGGACAATGGGGAATTCCATGCCCTGGGCCATAAATGTCCTCACTATGGAGCGCCCCTGGTGAAAG GTGTACTGTCCCGGGGACGTGTGCGCTGCCCCTGGCATGGTGCCTGCTTCAACATTAGTACTGGGGACCTAGAGGACTTCCCAGGCCTGGACAGTCTGCATAAGTTCCAG GTGAAAATTGAGAAGGAGAAGGTGACCATTCGGGCAAGCAAGCAG GCCCTGCAGCTGCAGCGGAGGACAAAGGTGATGGCCAAGTGTATCTCCCCAAGTGCTGGCCACAGCAGTAGCACCAACGTGCTCATAGTGGGTGCAG GTGCTGCTGGCCTAGTGTGTGCAgaaacactgaggcaggagggcttcTCAGACCGGATTGTCCTTTGCACACTGGATCGACATCTGCCCTATGACCGGGCCAAGCTCAGCAAG TCCCTGGATGCACAACCTGAACAGCTGGCCCTGAGACCCAAGGAATTCTTCCGGGCCTATGGCATCGAGGTGCTCACTGAAGCTCAG GTAGTCACAGTGGACGTGAGAAATAAGAAGGTTGTATTCAAGGATGGCTTCAAGCTAGAGTACAGCAAGCTGCTGCTGGCACCAGGAAGTAG CCCTAAGACCCTGACCTGCAAAGGGAAAGATGTAGAGAATGTGTTCACCATCCGCACGCCCGAGGATGCCAACCGCGTGCTGCGGCTCGCCCGGGGCCGCAATGCTGTTATTGTGGGAGCAGGCTTTCTGG GGATGGAGGTCGCTGCTTATCTGACTGAGAAAGCCCACTCAGTATCTGTGGTAGAGCTGGAGGAGACACCCTTCCGGAGGTTCCTGGGGGAACGTGTTGGTCGTGCACTTATGAAG ATGTTTGAAAACAACCGGGTGAAGTTCTATATGCAGACAGAGGTGTCAGAGCTGCGGGCTCAAGAGGGCAAG cTGCAGGAGGTGGTGCTGAAGAGCAGCAAAGTTCTGCGGGCGGATGTCTGCGTGTTAGGCATTG GTGCGGTGCCTGCCACAGGCTTCCTGAGGCAGAGTGGCATTGGTCTGGATTCCCGAGGTTTCATCCCAGTCAACAAG ATGATGCAGACCAACGTCCCGGGAGTGTTTGCTGCAGGTGATGCTGTCACCTTTCCTCTTGCCTGGAGGAACAATCGGAAAGTGAACATCCCACACTGGCAGATGGCTCACACCCAGG AACCGGTGACATGTCTTGGCTCACAGGGAAAGGATCCTGAGCTCTCATGTGGTGGACTTGGGCAGGTCTCTGGGCTACCAAGGTCAGAGACGGAAGTCCTGGGGCAAGTGCCAATCTCCAAATTCCCAGGATCCCTCACGGTGGAATCTGAGTCCTccaaggcttgccttgaactgTCTGCCTCGAGTCCAGACAGGCTACGGCAGCCTCCGGAAGATGGTCCATTCCCAAGGCCTCAACTGTCACTGACAGCTGGGTGTAGAGGCAGGACAGGCTCTGCCTCGGTCTCCTCTACTAGGACGATTTTCCCAGCAAGCCCCTTCAACATTACCTTAAAATTAAAACGCATGTCTCAGCAGAACTGCGTCCCAGTGTAA
- the Aifm3 gene encoding apoptosis-inducing factor 3 isoform X4 yields MGGCFSKPKPVELKIEVVLPEKERGKEELSASGKGSPRGYQGNGTARHFHAEERLPTPQPYPSPQDCVEATVCHVKDLENGQMREVELGWGKVLLVKDNGEFHALGHKCPHYGAPLVKGVLSRGRVRCPWHGACFNISTGDLEDFPGLDSLHKFQVKIEKEKVTIRASKQALQLQRRTKVMAKCISPSAGHSSSTNVLIVGAGAAGLVCAETLRQEGFSDRIVLCTLDRHLPYDRAKLSKSLDAQPEQLALRPKEFFRAYGIEVLTEAQVVTVDVRNKKVVFKDGFKLEYSKLLLAPGSSPKTLTCKGKDVENVFTIRTPEDANRVLRLARGRNAVIVGAGFLGMEVAAYLTEKAHSVSVVELEETPFRRFLGERVGRALMKMFENNRVKFYMQTEVSELRAQEGKLQEVVLKSSKVLRADVCVLGIGAVPATGFLRQSGIGLDSRGFIPVNKMMQTNVPGVFAAGDAVTFPLAWRNNRKVNIPHWQMAHTQGRVAAQNMLAQEAEINTVPYLWTAMFGKSLRYAGYGEGFDDVIIQGDLEELKFVAFYTKGDEVIAVASMNYDPIVSKVAEVLASGRAIRKREVELFMLHSKTGDMSWLTGKGS; encoded by the exons ATGGGCGGCTGCTTCTCCAAGCCCAAGCCAG TGGAGCTCAAGATTGAAGTGGTGCTGCCGGAGAAAGAGCGGGGCAAGGAGGAGCTGTCAGCCAGCGGAAAGGGCAGCCCCCGGGGTTACCAGGGCAACGGCACAGCACGCCACTTCCATGCCGAGGAGCGGCTGCCCACCCCACAACCCTATCCCAGCCCTCAGGACTGTGTGGAGGCTACTGTCTGCCATGTCAAGGACCTCGAGAATGGCCA GATGCGGGAAGTGGAGCTGGGCTGGGGAAAGGTGTTGCTGGTGAAGGACAATGGGGAATTCCATGCCCTGGGCCATAAATGTCCTCACTATGGAGCGCCCCTGGTGAAAG GTGTACTGTCCCGGGGACGTGTGCGCTGCCCCTGGCATGGTGCCTGCTTCAACATTAGTACTGGGGACCTAGAGGACTTCCCAGGCCTGGACAGTCTGCATAAGTTCCAG GTGAAAATTGAGAAGGAGAAGGTGACCATTCGGGCAAGCAAGCAG GCCCTGCAGCTGCAGCGGAGGACAAAGGTGATGGCCAAGTGTATCTCCCCAAGTGCTGGCCACAGCAGTAGCACCAACGTGCTCATAGTGGGTGCAG GTGCTGCTGGCCTAGTGTGTGCAgaaacactgaggcaggagggcttcTCAGACCGGATTGTCCTTTGCACACTGGATCGACATCTGCCCTATGACCGGGCCAAGCTCAGCAAG TCCCTGGATGCACAACCTGAACAGCTGGCCCTGAGACCCAAGGAATTCTTCCGGGCCTATGGCATCGAGGTGCTCACTGAAGCTCAG GTAGTCACAGTGGACGTGAGAAATAAGAAGGTTGTATTCAAGGATGGCTTCAAGCTAGAGTACAGCAAGCTGCTGCTGGCACCAGGAAGTAG CCCTAAGACCCTGACCTGCAAAGGGAAAGATGTAGAGAATGTGTTCACCATCCGCACGCCCGAGGATGCCAACCGCGTGCTGCGGCTCGCCCGGGGCCGCAATGCTGTTATTGTGGGAGCAGGCTTTCTGG GGATGGAGGTCGCTGCTTATCTGACTGAGAAAGCCCACTCAGTATCTGTGGTAGAGCTGGAGGAGACACCCTTCCGGAGGTTCCTGGGGGAACGTGTTGGTCGTGCACTTATGAAG ATGTTTGAAAACAACCGGGTGAAGTTCTATATGCAGACAGAGGTGTCAGAGCTGCGGGCTCAAGAGGGCAAG cTGCAGGAGGTGGTGCTGAAGAGCAGCAAAGTTCTGCGGGCGGATGTCTGCGTGTTAGGCATTG GTGCGGTGCCTGCCACAGGCTTCCTGAGGCAGAGTGGCATTGGTCTGGATTCCCGAGGTTTCATCCCAGTCAACAAG ATGATGCAGACCAACGTCCCGGGAGTGTTTGCTGCAGGTGATGCTGTCACCTTTCCTCTTGCCTGGAGGAACAATCGGAAAGTGAACATCCCACACTGGCAGATGGCTCACACCCAGG GGCGGGTAGCAGCTCAGAACATGCTGGCACAGGAGGCTGAGATCAACACGGTACCCTATCTGTGGACTGCCATGTTCGGCAAAAGCCTTCGCTATGCTG GCTACGGAGAAGGCTTCGATGATGTCATCATTCAGGGGGATCTGGAGGAGCTGAAGTTTGTGGCTTTTTATACCAA AGGTGACGAAGTGATTGCTGTGGCCAGCATGAACTACGATCCCATCGTATCCAAGGTGGCTGAGGTGCTGGCCTCAGGTCGAGCCATCCGGAAGCGGGAGGTGGA GTTGTTTATGCTGCACAGCAA AACCGGTGACATGTCTTGGCTCACAGGGAAAGGATCCTGA
- the Aifm3 gene encoding apoptosis-inducing factor 3 isoform X3: MGGCFSKPKPVELKIEVVLPEKERGKEELSASGKGSPRGYQGNGTARHFHAEERLPTPQPYPSPQDCVEATVCHVKDLENGQMREVELGWGKVLLVKDNGEFHALGHKCPHYGAPLVKGVLSRGRVRCPWHGACFNISTGDLEDFPGLDSLHKFQVKIEKEKVTIRASKQALQLQRRTKVMAKCISPSAGHSSSTNVLIVGAGAAGLVCAETLRQEGFSDRIVLCTLDRHLPYDRAKLSKSLDAQPEQLALRPKEFFRAYGIEVLTEAQVVTVDVRNKKVVFKDGFKLEYSKLLLAPGSSPKTLTCKGKDVENVFTIRTPEDANRVLRLARGRNAVIVGAGFLGMEVAAYLTEKAHSVSVVELEETPFRRFLGERVGRALMKMFENNRVKFYMQTEVSELRAQEGKLQEVVLKSSKVLRADVCVLGIGAVPATGFLRQSGIGLDSRGFIPVNKMMQTNVPGVFAAGDAVTFPLAWRNNRKVNIPHWQMAHTQGRVAAQNMLAQEAEINTVPYLWTAMFGKSLRYAGYGEGFDDVIIQGDLEELKFVAFYTKGDEVIAVASMNYDPIVSKVAEVLASGRAIRKREVELFMLHSKYVHSFLLTVLSLSSPAQ, translated from the exons ATGGGCGGCTGCTTCTCCAAGCCCAAGCCAG TGGAGCTCAAGATTGAAGTGGTGCTGCCGGAGAAAGAGCGGGGCAAGGAGGAGCTGTCAGCCAGCGGAAAGGGCAGCCCCCGGGGTTACCAGGGCAACGGCACAGCACGCCACTTCCATGCCGAGGAGCGGCTGCCCACCCCACAACCCTATCCCAGCCCTCAGGACTGTGTGGAGGCTACTGTCTGCCATGTCAAGGACCTCGAGAATGGCCA GATGCGGGAAGTGGAGCTGGGCTGGGGAAAGGTGTTGCTGGTGAAGGACAATGGGGAATTCCATGCCCTGGGCCATAAATGTCCTCACTATGGAGCGCCCCTGGTGAAAG GTGTACTGTCCCGGGGACGTGTGCGCTGCCCCTGGCATGGTGCCTGCTTCAACATTAGTACTGGGGACCTAGAGGACTTCCCAGGCCTGGACAGTCTGCATAAGTTCCAG GTGAAAATTGAGAAGGAGAAGGTGACCATTCGGGCAAGCAAGCAG GCCCTGCAGCTGCAGCGGAGGACAAAGGTGATGGCCAAGTGTATCTCCCCAAGTGCTGGCCACAGCAGTAGCACCAACGTGCTCATAGTGGGTGCAG GTGCTGCTGGCCTAGTGTGTGCAgaaacactgaggcaggagggcttcTCAGACCGGATTGTCCTTTGCACACTGGATCGACATCTGCCCTATGACCGGGCCAAGCTCAGCAAG TCCCTGGATGCACAACCTGAACAGCTGGCCCTGAGACCCAAGGAATTCTTCCGGGCCTATGGCATCGAGGTGCTCACTGAAGCTCAG GTAGTCACAGTGGACGTGAGAAATAAGAAGGTTGTATTCAAGGATGGCTTCAAGCTAGAGTACAGCAAGCTGCTGCTGGCACCAGGAAGTAG CCCTAAGACCCTGACCTGCAAAGGGAAAGATGTAGAGAATGTGTTCACCATCCGCACGCCCGAGGATGCCAACCGCGTGCTGCGGCTCGCCCGGGGCCGCAATGCTGTTATTGTGGGAGCAGGCTTTCTGG GGATGGAGGTCGCTGCTTATCTGACTGAGAAAGCCCACTCAGTATCTGTGGTAGAGCTGGAGGAGACACCCTTCCGGAGGTTCCTGGGGGAACGTGTTGGTCGTGCACTTATGAAG ATGTTTGAAAACAACCGGGTGAAGTTCTATATGCAGACAGAGGTGTCAGAGCTGCGGGCTCAAGAGGGCAAG cTGCAGGAGGTGGTGCTGAAGAGCAGCAAAGTTCTGCGGGCGGATGTCTGCGTGTTAGGCATTG GTGCGGTGCCTGCCACAGGCTTCCTGAGGCAGAGTGGCATTGGTCTGGATTCCCGAGGTTTCATCCCAGTCAACAAG ATGATGCAGACCAACGTCCCGGGAGTGTTTGCTGCAGGTGATGCTGTCACCTTTCCTCTTGCCTGGAGGAACAATCGGAAAGTGAACATCCCACACTGGCAGATGGCTCACACCCAGG GGCGGGTAGCAGCTCAGAACATGCTGGCACAGGAGGCTGAGATCAACACGGTACCCTATCTGTGGACTGCCATGTTCGGCAAAAGCCTTCGCTATGCTG GCTACGGAGAAGGCTTCGATGATGTCATCATTCAGGGGGATCTGGAGGAGCTGAAGTTTGTGGCTTTTTATACCAA AGGTGACGAAGTGATTGCTGTGGCCAGCATGAACTACGATCCCATCGTATCCAAGGTGGCTGAGGTGCTGGCCTCAGGTCGAGCCATCCGGAAGCGGGAGGTGGA GTTGTTTATGCTGCACAGCAAGTACGTGCATTCTTTCTTGTTGACTGTTCTGAGCCTTTCTTCCCCAGCCCAATGA
- the Aifm3 gene encoding apoptosis-inducing factor 3 isoform X5: MGGCFSKPKPVELKIEVVLPEKERGKEELSASGKGSPRGYQGNGTARHFHAEERLPTPQPYPSPQDCVEATVCHVKDLENGQMREVELGWGKVLLVKDNGEFHALGHKCPHYGAPLVKGVLSRGRVRCPWHGACFNISTGDLEDFPGLDSLHKFQVKIEKEKVTIRASKQALQLQRRTKVMAKCISPSAGHSSSTNVLIVGAGAAGLVCAETLRQEGFSDRIVLCTLDRHLPYDRAKLSKSLDAQPEQLALRPKEFFRAYGIEVLTEAQVVTVDVRNKKVVFKDGFKLEYSKLLLAPGSSPKTLTCKGKDVENVFTIRTPEDANRVLRLARGRNAVIVGAGFLGMEVAAYLTEKAHSVSVVELEETPFRRFLGERVGRALMKMFENNRVKFYMQTEVSELRAQEGKLQEVVLKSSKVLRADVCVLGIGAVPATGFLRQSGIGLDSRGFIPVNKMMQTNVPGVFAAGDAVTFPLAWRNNRKVNIPHWQMAHTQGRVAAQNMLAQEAEINTVPYLWTAMFGKSLRYAGYGEGFDDVIIQGDLEELKFVAFYTKGDEVIAVASMNYDPIVSKVAEVLASGRAIRKREVETGDMSWLTGKGS, encoded by the exons ATGGGCGGCTGCTTCTCCAAGCCCAAGCCAG TGGAGCTCAAGATTGAAGTGGTGCTGCCGGAGAAAGAGCGGGGCAAGGAGGAGCTGTCAGCCAGCGGAAAGGGCAGCCCCCGGGGTTACCAGGGCAACGGCACAGCACGCCACTTCCATGCCGAGGAGCGGCTGCCCACCCCACAACCCTATCCCAGCCCTCAGGACTGTGTGGAGGCTACTGTCTGCCATGTCAAGGACCTCGAGAATGGCCA GATGCGGGAAGTGGAGCTGGGCTGGGGAAAGGTGTTGCTGGTGAAGGACAATGGGGAATTCCATGCCCTGGGCCATAAATGTCCTCACTATGGAGCGCCCCTGGTGAAAG GTGTACTGTCCCGGGGACGTGTGCGCTGCCCCTGGCATGGTGCCTGCTTCAACATTAGTACTGGGGACCTAGAGGACTTCCCAGGCCTGGACAGTCTGCATAAGTTCCAG GTGAAAATTGAGAAGGAGAAGGTGACCATTCGGGCAAGCAAGCAG GCCCTGCAGCTGCAGCGGAGGACAAAGGTGATGGCCAAGTGTATCTCCCCAAGTGCTGGCCACAGCAGTAGCACCAACGTGCTCATAGTGGGTGCAG GTGCTGCTGGCCTAGTGTGTGCAgaaacactgaggcaggagggcttcTCAGACCGGATTGTCCTTTGCACACTGGATCGACATCTGCCCTATGACCGGGCCAAGCTCAGCAAG TCCCTGGATGCACAACCTGAACAGCTGGCCCTGAGACCCAAGGAATTCTTCCGGGCCTATGGCATCGAGGTGCTCACTGAAGCTCAG GTAGTCACAGTGGACGTGAGAAATAAGAAGGTTGTATTCAAGGATGGCTTCAAGCTAGAGTACAGCAAGCTGCTGCTGGCACCAGGAAGTAG CCCTAAGACCCTGACCTGCAAAGGGAAAGATGTAGAGAATGTGTTCACCATCCGCACGCCCGAGGATGCCAACCGCGTGCTGCGGCTCGCCCGGGGCCGCAATGCTGTTATTGTGGGAGCAGGCTTTCTGG GGATGGAGGTCGCTGCTTATCTGACTGAGAAAGCCCACTCAGTATCTGTGGTAGAGCTGGAGGAGACACCCTTCCGGAGGTTCCTGGGGGAACGTGTTGGTCGTGCACTTATGAAG ATGTTTGAAAACAACCGGGTGAAGTTCTATATGCAGACAGAGGTGTCAGAGCTGCGGGCTCAAGAGGGCAAG cTGCAGGAGGTGGTGCTGAAGAGCAGCAAAGTTCTGCGGGCGGATGTCTGCGTGTTAGGCATTG GTGCGGTGCCTGCCACAGGCTTCCTGAGGCAGAGTGGCATTGGTCTGGATTCCCGAGGTTTCATCCCAGTCAACAAG ATGATGCAGACCAACGTCCCGGGAGTGTTTGCTGCAGGTGATGCTGTCACCTTTCCTCTTGCCTGGAGGAACAATCGGAAAGTGAACATCCCACACTGGCAGATGGCTCACACCCAGG GGCGGGTAGCAGCTCAGAACATGCTGGCACAGGAGGCTGAGATCAACACGGTACCCTATCTGTGGACTGCCATGTTCGGCAAAAGCCTTCGCTATGCTG GCTACGGAGAAGGCTTCGATGATGTCATCATTCAGGGGGATCTGGAGGAGCTGAAGTTTGTGGCTTTTTATACCAA AGGTGACGAAGTGATTGCTGTGGCCAGCATGAACTACGATCCCATCGTATCCAAGGTGGCTGAGGTGCTGGCCTCAGGTCGAGCCATCCGGAAGCGGGAGGTGGA AACCGGTGACATGTCTTGGCTCACAGGGAAAGGATCCTGA